Sequence from the Fictibacillus arsenicus genome:
TGTAGTCCTTGATAGTCAAACGCGGAGACGTTTACTTTGCAGATCTTTCACCGGTAGTAGGTTCAGAACAAGGCGGAATACGTCCTGTACTGATAATCCAGAATGATATCGGAAACCGTTTTAGCCCAACAGTAATAGTAGCTGCAATCACAGCCCAAATTCAAAAAGCAAAACTTCCAACACATGTTGAAATAGATTCTAAAAAATATGGCTTTGAACGGGATTCAGTTATTTTGCTTGAGCAGATCCGAACAATTGACAAGCAAAGATTAACAGATAAGAT
This genomic interval carries:
- a CDS encoding type II toxin-antitoxin system PemK/MazF family toxin; translated protein: MIVKRGDVYFADLSPVVGSEQGGIRPVLIIQNDIGNRFSPTVIVAAITAQIQKAKLPTHVEIDSKKYGFERDSVILLEQIRTIDKQRLTDKITQLDEDMMRRVDDALQISTGLVDF